The Thermosynechococcus sp. CL-1 genomic interval TGGTGGCGGCAGCGATCGCCGGCGTGATTACGATTTGCCGTGCGGAAGGTCACAGTCTAGCGCAGGTTCAGGAATGGGTGCTTGCGGAGGACGATCTGCTAGATCGCAAAACCCGCCAATGGCTGAGTGAAGCGGTGGCAATGGCTTGGTCAAGCGTTGAAACCTTGGCAGTGACGACTGGCCGTGAGGGCGATCGCTAGGGCATCGGCAGCGTCATCGGGCTTGGGCAGCGTGCTGAGATTGAGTTCCCGTTGCACCGCCTGTTGAACGTCTATTTTCGCGGCATTGCCATAGCCGGTGAGGGCTTGCTTCACTTGGGGAGGGGTGAATTCCATGAGGGGACAGTGCAGTTGACTCAGGACTAAAAGAATCACGCCCCGCGCTTGAGCAACCACAATCGTATGGCTCATTTTGTAGAAAAAGAGGCGCTCCAAAGCCACTAAATCTGGTTGGAGGGCAAGAATTAACGTGTGCAGATCGCTGTAGAGACTCTGGAGGCGATCGCCCACGGGCATATCCGCAGGAGTGGTAATCACACCAAAATCGCACACTTGGCAGGTGTTGCGCTGCACCTCAATACAGCCATAGCCAAGGGTAGCAAGGCCGGGGTCTAGGCCAAGGATGCGCACACGTTCTAGTTCACGGTGCCGGTCAACAGATCCAAAATTGGTTTCGCCATCCAGTTCAACCCCACCTTCAGTTGATGTTCGAGGGTGGGCATGCGGTAGAGGTAGGCCAGTCGCCGTGCCAAGTAGGCCAGAGGGCCATCGAGGGTCAGTCCTAGCCCTGCCAAGGCGGCGCGATCAGTTCCGAGGGTGAGCATTTCACCGAGATGGGAATAACGACAGGGCAGTAGCGGGCGATCGCTCAGACTGGCCCAGAGATTCCAAGCCGCATAATCCGCCTGTTGAAAAGCTGCCTGTGCCGTATGGGGAATGGCTTGGCCTTGCTCATCCACGGCATCCGCAGCATCCCCAAGGGCAAAAATCTCTGGATGATCAACGACTTGCAATGTGGGCATCACCTGCAGGCGCCCCGTGGAGGTTTTGGGCAAATCAAGGGCAGCAATCACGGGTGAAACGGCTGTACCGACCGTCCATAGGACAATATCAACGGGCAGATCATCAACGCGGTCTTTGTATTGCAGGGAAATCTGATCCGCAGTGACAGCAACCGGGGTTGTTTCCAAATCAATCCAAACGCCCCGCTCTTCAAGGGCACGCAGAGCTGCCTTGCGATTAAATTCTGGAGAAGACTTGAGAATCTCGGTGTTGCGATCCACCAAACGAATGCGCCCGCGGCTACCTAAGCGCTCCGCTAGTTTACAGGCCAATTCCACGCCACTGGGACCGGCACCGACCACCACCACGCGGATGCGATCGCGATCAGAGCGCTCCCGCCGTTGCAACGCTTCTTCGAGACGGTAGGCATCACTGAGGGTTCGGAAGGTCAAGGCATACTCTGCAACACCGGGAATGCTGTTTTTAGGGGTTTCCCCCCCCAAGGCAAGGACAAGCTTGTCGTAGATGAGCGGGGTGCCCTCGGTCAAGTGTACCGTTTTTTCCTTGAGAGCCACAGCGCTCACGGTTCCCTGATGAAAGACGACCGGGGTCTCCTTGAGCAACTCAACAAAGGGCGGGGCAATTTCCCACGCCTGTAGCTCCCCTGTAATTAATTCGTAAAGGAGGGGAGTAAAGACAAAGCGATCGCTCTGATCAACAAGGGTAATCTCTGGAGGCGCAGACCAAGGAAATTGGCCAAGGCGGAGGGCGGTATAAAGCCCGCCAAACCCCCCACCTAGAATACAAATTTGGCTTTTCACCGCTGATTCCGTCATGATGCTATCCCCCTCAGTATAACTTGCGCCTTTGAGAGGTCAGCAATTTGGGGCACGGCTCGGGTCTCGTGGATAGCTGGTTCTGGCAGTAAGGGGCGATCGCGCCGCAGCCAAATCGCTTGCAGACCAGCACCTTGGGCACCGAGGACATCATCCTCCCAACTGTCACCAATGTGCCAAACCTGAGAGGTCGCATAGGGGGTCACCGCCCGCTCAAAGATCAGCCGATTCGGTTTCGCCGCCCCCACCTCACTGGAAATCCACACCTCCTTGAAAAACGGCGCTAACCCCAAGGCCTCTAGCACCCCATAGAGACGGCTATCAAAATTCGACACCACCATCAGAGGAATGCCCTGAGCTTGCCACTCCTTCAACGCAGGCAGGACATCGCTATAAAGCAACCAAGGCTCAGCCGTGGCATAGTAGGCAAAGACAGGGGCAAAAAAACGATCAAAATCCGCAAACTGATCCAAGACGCCCGCGCGGCGAAATGTCTCTGCCGCAACCCCTTGCCACCACCGCAATTCTGCCTCTGCCCGTTGTGCAGCCTCAAGATCAGGGAAAGCGCAGGGCGGGGCAGCCCTAAAGGCCTTAAAGAAGGCCACATCTAATGCGGCTGAATCAACCTGAACCCCGACTTCAGCAGCAAAGCGACCATAAACGGTACCCACGGATTCCCGTAGGCCAAAGAGGGTGCCGACCGCATCGAGGGTAATGAGTTGGGGCGGATCAAGCGGGGGCATCGGAACTGGCATCTACAGCGGGTGGGGGAGAGGCCTGCTGGGCACGGCGCTTGCGTTCTTGCTCCACCAGTTCTTTCATTAGACTACGAGCCTGATTGATTTTATCGAGGTTGCTGCGGTAGAGTTCGAGATCCCGCTTGACTTTCTCGATGGGCAGCTTAATGACGGGAGCCAGTTGATCCAGTGTCTCGTTGAGATTCGTTGTCAGATCCCCCGCCAGCTCCTCAAGGAAGGCATACAGTCCCACCGCATGGAGGCGGCTATATTTGCCCTCGTGGTTGAGGCTGCTGAGGGGGGCACTGGGTTGACCACTGTTGAGTTCATCGAGGATTTGACTCAAGGGGCGGCCTTGGTACTGTTGCCAACTGGCGGCATCCTCCTTAAGCTGTTGCGGGTTCATTTCCTCAGCCCCGCAGAGGGCATGGAAAATACTGGCGCGATCGCCCTCAGGCTGATACCCCTCCATAAACTGGTCAAAGGCGGTCACGACCCCAAGGGCAAATAGGGGAGAGTAGCGAAAATCTACATTGACGCGCAGCAGGTGAACTTCAACAAGTAGTTCCTCAATAAAGCGGCGGTAGATCGAGTGAATCGGTCGCCTGTGAGCCGCATAAAAAGCGCGTTTGGTATCAGAGACAGTTCGAGGATTTTGCACAAGCTCTGCCGATATTCGTTAAAAAATGTCATGATTCTTTACTATTATCCCCCATTGTGCTCCCCCAATCAAATATGCCGCCTGAGCTTGCCTTAGCCATTGGCCAATTCAACAGAGGTGAATTCTATGCCTGCCATGACACCCTCGAAGCCCTCTGGTTAGAGGCCAGTGAACCTGAGCGCACGTTTTACCAAGGTCTGCTACAAATTGCCGTGGCCTGCTATCACCTGAGTCGGGGCAACCAGCGGGGAGCGATTTTGCTGTTGGGGGAAGGGCGGCGTCGCCTTGAACAGTGTGATCCAGACTTTTGCGGCCTAGATTTGACAGCCTTTTTGACGGCAGTGGCGGCGTTACAGGCGCAGCTTCAGACCCCCCTTGACTCAGAGCCAAAAATTCAGTTGCATCTTGCCGTTGCTCAATCCCTCGATCAAGCCTAGACCCCGACAGCCCTTAAAACTCAAGCTCATCCTCTTCAGACGCTTCAGCAATTGGGGTGTCTGGACTTTCTCCCTCATCGGGTAAGCGAATAACCACCCCGTTAAAGAATCGTGCCAGTTTTTCGGCAGATTCACGCACAGGATCCGGGTCAGTGGTGAGAGGGGGCGGGGGTGGAGTAGGGGTTGGTTCTATGGGGGGTGGCGGTAGTTCTTCCCGTGGTTGAGAGGGAATGACGACAGCGGAGTGCGGCGGCTCCTTAGCTTTTGGCGCAGGCGTGGTTTTGTGGGGTAGGGGGGCAATCTCAAAGGCAACTTTGATGCGGCGGCCTAGAACTTGGGAAAAGGCGGCTTCAATTTTGGCTTGGTTATTCTTCGTCAGATTTAACAGTGTTTGATTAACAATGCCGATGTGCACCTCGCGATCGCTCATTTGTCGCAGGTGACCATGTTGCGAGAGCAGAGCATAGGTACTCATTTGCATCTGTTGTAAGAGCTGTAATGCTTGGTGCCACACCTCTTCAGGATTCTCGGCTGGTGCTTCAGTGGCTGGCTCTGGTGGAAGCGTTGGTGCAACAGGGTCTTTAATTTTTTGAACCGGTTTGGCCTGTGACTCAGATTCCTTGGGAGGCGGTTCTGGGGTCTTAGCAGGCGCAGCCAGGGCTTGGGGTTCGGCCTTAGGCGTTGGGACGCTCCTGAGTTTTGGATCAGCGGTAGGCGTTACTGGCGTTGCAGCAGGCGGTGGAACCGTCTCTGTGATCAGCCCCAGAATACTAATTTCCAGCCAGAGACGGGGTTGATTGCTCTGTTTGACTTGACTTTCACAGGTGCGCAGATGTTGTTGGGCGTGCAGAATTTCCTCAACTGACCAGGCCTCAGCAAGGGTAATCAGTGCTTGCCATGTTTCCGCTGTCAGGGCTACCAAGTCCTGCCGTTCAGGAGCTGTCTTGGCCAAGAGCAGATCGCGATAGAGGCTGGCCAGATTTTGCAAAATCGTCAGCGGATCGCGACCCCGTTCCAGTAATTGGCGGGTGTGCTCAAGAACCGCCACCGCATCCCGACGGGCGATCGCCCCCAGCAATTGCCGCAGATCCTGTTCTGGTACTGCCCCAGCCAGTTGCCATACATGTTCTACCGTGATCCGTTCAGGATATAAGCTCAACTGATCCAGCAAGCTTTCAGCATCCCGCAGTCCCCCTTGGGACAATTGTGCCACCAGGGTCAAGGCCTGCGGCTCAATGTCAATTTGCTCCTTATCGGCAATGTGCTGAAGGTGGGCAACCATCTCCCCTAGGGGAATCCGCCGAAAATCAAAGCGCTGACAGCGGGAAATAATTGTTGGCAAAACTCGCTGCGGATCTGTGGTGGCAAGGACAAAGACCACATGGGGCGGCGGCTCCTCTAGGGTTTTGAGGAGGGCATTGAAGGCCGACACACTGAGCATGTGGCATTCGTCAATCACATAAACTTTGTAGCGACACTGTACTGGGGCAAATTGTGCCTTCTCAATCAGTTCGCGAATGTTGTCCACCCCGGTGTGGCTGGCAGCATCAATTTCAATCACATCTAAGCTAGTGCCATTGGCCACCTGACGGCAGACCTCACACTGGCCACAGGGATCGGGGGTAGGCTTGGGAGTCCTCAGGCAGTTGAGGGACTTGGCTAAAATACGGGCACTAGAGGTTTTACCCGTGCCGCGAGGACCACAAAAAAGATAGGCAGGGGCAATGCGCTCCTTGAGTAGGGCTTGGGTCAGCGTGGTGGCGATCGCCCCTTGACCCACTAGATCTGCAAAGCGTTGGGGACGATATTTGTGATGCAGGGGTTCGTAGGTCACTGCTGGGCTGCAATGGATATGCCAGAAGACGCTGGTGGGTAAATGCCGCGCATGTTATTCTAACAGGCCAACGATGGCCATAGGCTCGCTGTCGGCGATCGCCCCTCAGTCTCCCCCAATGGAACCAGCCCTAGCCCCTAGAACCAGCCTTTTTTACCCGCAATGTACGTTCTATAAAACTCTTCATCACTCTTGGTCAGGTAAATAATGCCCTCAATCAGGCCAATGATGCTCATGACAGGGGCAACCAAACCGCAGGTTAAAAGGCTCACCAACAGCATGATCAAGCCCTCGGTGTTGTAGCCCAGCACAAATTTGTGAATGCCCAAGGCACCCAAGAGAATACCGCAAATGGCGGCTGCAATTTTTTCCCTGAAATATCGGAATTCGAGGTCATGGTTTCTTCCCCAATGGTTATTTTTGATACAGCGCGATCGCGCCCTCTTGGCCTACATCCTTCAGGGTTTCAGGGGGACTGTCAAGGGGCAAGTAGGCAGTTTGTTGATTGACGTTGAAGGTCAGGGTTAGGTTTTAAGCAGCAGCGACCCAATCAGCAAGGGGTTCCCAGCGCACAGTGCGATCGCCCCCCACTTCCACCACCACTTTGAACTTCGGTAGGGTTTGGGTTAACTGTGCCAAGTAGGCAAATTCCTGCCTTGAGAGGCGCTTGCCATCAATCAGCCAAAGCACCAGTCCCTTGGCATTGGGGGGCAGGTTTTCCAAGTGGTAGGTCACTAGGGGGGGCTGAAAATAAACGCGAATGTCTTCCTTGCCCGTGTGAGCCGGACGAATCCCGTGCGCTTGGGTCAGGTAGGCTGCCAAATCCCCCAAACCCGGTGCGCTCATGTGCAGGGTGGTATAGCCCTTGGAACGCAGTCGCCGTTGATAGCGACCCTCAAAGCCCCCCTCCGGCGGAACAAAGAGTGCCAGTGCCCCCGCCGATTCTAAATCTTTGACAAATTGATAGCCAGCCAGCAGACCCATAGATCTTTTCTCACAGGTTTCAGCATTCCATCCAGCACTTTATCATGGTCATTCCTACAGCGGGTATGCCTAAGTTAATAGCAGGGCAAATAGCCCACATAAGGCAATACCATCAAAGACACCCGCGCCACCAATACTCAGCACTCCCGCCGACATCCGCTCAATTTCCCGTAGGTGGAGTAAATCTGCACCAATCAGGGTTCCCAGCACACCTCCAGCAAAGGCAATGGGTGCCGCCGCTACGCCTCCAGAAATCAAAATGGCTGTCATTGCTGCTGTCAGGGGCGCGACCAAGGCATTCATTTGAATACCAATCCCCGGTACCACCTGAGCAGAGTAGTAACTGACAGCGGCCACAATTGCCGTCACCAAGAGAATCGCCAAGGGACTGACGCGGGTAAATTGATAGAGGGCTAGCACCGTCGGGATCAAGCCGCCCCCCACATTCAGTGCCACAATCGTCTTTTGCTCAATTTTGCGCAGGGGAATGCCCCAAAACCGACTTAACCAGAGTGCCTCAAAGTCGGGAACAATGGCCACCGTGGAGACCCGCTCATAGAGGGGGATATTAATCGTGCTGCCGAGAATCACAAGCAGCAGTAGCACTGAGGCAGCAGTGGGTGAAAAGCCCAACTTGGCAACGGCCACTTGTACAGCATCAAGAGCGATCGCTAGCCAAAGGAAAGGCAGCGACAGTAACAGTAGCACAAAAAGTAGAGCAGTAACAGGCAGATAAATCATAGGAATTGGCGATCACGTTAAACTTGCGAGGATTCTTGGGGCAGTGCCGCAAGGGCTTCCTTGAGGGCTTTAGCCAAGGCGATCGCGGAAGGATAGCGATCGGGCAACAGAGGAGCCGTAGCACGGTGCAACACCTGTTTCAAAGGGTAAGGAATCTCTGGGCGATCCGAAACATCAAGGCGATGAAAGCCATCACGGTGGTGATAGAAACGCATCGGACTATCCCCCAACAGCAGAAAGGCTAGGGTTGCGCCCACTGCAAACAGATCCGACTGAATGGTGGGTTTGCCCATCATCTGTTCCGGGGCACTGTAGCCCTCCACGGCAATGCGGGTGCCACCGGGGGAATGCCCCAGTTCTTTAACCGCCCCAAAGTCAATCAAAACAATTTGATTATCCCGCGATCGCACCAGTAGGTTACTGGGTTTGAGATCCCGGTGAATCACGGGTGGATCCTGATTGTGCAGATAGTCCAAGACACCGCAGGTTTGAATCATCCACTGCACCGCCTGAGGAATTGGCACCGTGCCATTGCGCAGTACCCAGCGCTCTAGGTCAATGCCATGAATGAGTTCCATGACCAAATAGCTTTTGCCATCTTCCACGAAAAAGTCATAAAAGCGGGGAATCCCTGCATGGTCAAGGAGCTGTAAGATGCGAGCTTCCCGTTCAAAGAGTTCCTGTGCCTTTTCATTGTCCTCCATATCAGACCGCAGTTCTTTGAGAACCCGCACCTCTGGAACCTTGTCAGTCCATCCCCCGGGGGGTTGCGCTTCACAGGCCAAGTAGGTTGTGCCAATGCCACCATGCCCTAAAAGGCGCAGGATGTGATAGTTGCGTACGGTGCGCTGCACATTGAGGGGTTGACCACAGTGAATGCAAAACAGATTCCCTGGCATATTACCGGCATGGGTACACTCACTGAGGGTGGGCGCACTGCGGCGAAAGGTTTGCTCA includes:
- the ruvC gene encoding crossover junction endodeoxyribonuclease RuvC; translation: MRILGLDPGLATLGYGCIEVQRNTCQVCDFGVITTPADMPVGDRLQSLYSDLHTLILALQPDLVALERLFFYKMSHTIVVAQARGVILLVLSQLHCPLMEFTPPQVKQALTGYGNAAKIDVQQAVQRELNLSTLPKPDDAADALAIALTASRHCQGFNA
- a CDS encoding DNA polymerase III subunit gamma/tau, which produces MTYEPLHHKYRPQRFADLVGQGAIATTLTQALLKERIAPAYLFCGPRGTGKTSSARILAKSLNCLRTPKPTPDPCGQCEVCRQVANGTSLDVIEIDAASHTGVDNIRELIEKAQFAPVQCRYKVYVIDECHMLSVSAFNALLKTLEEPPPHVVFVLATTDPQRVLPTIISRCQRFDFRRIPLGEMVAHLQHIADKEQIDIEPQALTLVAQLSQGGLRDAESLLDQLSLYPERITVEHVWQLAGAVPEQDLRQLLGAIARRDAVAVLEHTRQLLERGRDPLTILQNLASLYRDLLLAKTAPERQDLVALTAETWQALITLAEAWSVEEILHAQQHLRTCESQVKQSNQPRLWLEISILGLITETVPPPAATPVTPTADPKLRSVPTPKAEPQALAAPAKTPEPPPKESESQAKPVQKIKDPVAPTLPPEPATEAPAENPEEVWHQALQLLQQMQMSTYALLSQHGHLRQMSDREVHIGIVNQTLLNLTKNNQAKIEAAFSQVLGRRIKVAFEIAPLPHKTTPAPKAKEPPHSAVVIPSQPREELPPPPIEPTPTPPPPPLTTDPDPVRESAEKLARFFNGVVIRLPDEGESPDTPIAEASEEDELEF
- a CDS encoding NAD(P)/FAD-dependent oxidoreductase — encoded protein: MTESAVKSQICILGGGFGGLYTALRLGQFPWSAPPEITLVDQSDRFVFTPLLYELITGELQAWEIAPPFVELLKETPVVFHQGTVSAVALKEKTVHLTEGTPLIYDKLVLALGGETPKNSIPGVAEYALTFRTLSDAYRLEEALQRRERSDRDRIRVVVVGAGPSGVELACKLAERLGSRGRIRLVDRNTEILKSSPEFNRKAALRALEERGVWIDLETTPVAVTADQISLQYKDRVDDLPVDIVLWTVGTAVSPVIAALDLPKTSTGRLQVMPTLQVVDHPEIFALGDAADAVDEQGQAIPHTAQAAFQQADYAAWNLWASLSDRPLLPCRYSHLGEMLTLGTDRAALAGLGLTLDGPLAYLARRLAYLYRMPTLEHQLKVGLNWMAKPILDLLTGTVN
- a CDS encoding DUF1614 domain-containing protein, which translates into the protein MIYLPVTALLFVLLLLSLPFLWLAIALDAVQVAVAKLGFSPTAASVLLLLVILGSTINIPLYERVSTVAIVPDFEALWLSRFWGIPLRKIEQKTIVALNVGGGLIPTVLALYQFTRVSPLAILLVTAIVAAVSYYSAQVVPGIGIQMNALVAPLTAAMTAILISGGVAAAPIAFAGGVLGTLIGADLLHLREIERMSAGVLSIGGAGVFDGIALCGLFALLLT
- a CDS encoding DUF309 domain-containing protein; its protein translation is MPPELALAIGQFNRGEFYACHDTLEALWLEASEPERTFYQGLLQIAVACYHLSRGNQRGAILLLGEGRRRLEQCDPDFCGLDLTAFLTAVAALQAQLQTPLDSEPKIQLHLAVAQSLDQA
- a CDS encoding HAD family hydrolase; this encodes MPPLDPPQLITLDAVGTLFGLRESVGTVYGRFAAEVGVQVDSAALDVAFFKAFRAAPPCAFPDLEAAQRAEAELRWWQGVAAETFRRAGVLDQFADFDRFFAPVFAYYATAEPWLLYSDVLPALKEWQAQGIPLMVVSNFDSRLYGVLEALGLAPFFKEVWISSEVGAAKPNRLIFERAVTPYATSQVWHIGDSWEDDVLGAQGAGLQAIWLRRDRPLLPEPAIHETRAVPQIADLSKAQVILRGIAS
- a CDS encoding TM2 domain-containing protein; amino-acid sequence: MKNNHWGRNHDLEFRYFREKIAAAICGILLGALGIHKFVLGYNTEGLIMLLVSLLTCGLVAPVMSIIGLIEGIIYLTKSDEEFYRTYIAGKKGWF
- a CDS encoding protein kinase domain-containing protein yields the protein MIILHLLDPWKRTPVKTWRFPIKTTIRIGRAADNDVILNDILISRYHAELSCYRDPENIGRWYLKSLGAIGTFVDGRLVDESKLASGSLIQLGPTGPILEFHEQTFRRSAPTLSECTHAGNMPGNLFCIHCGQPLNVQRTVRNYHILRLLGHGGIGTTYLACEAQPPGGWTDKVPEVRVLKELRSDMEDNEKAQELFEREARILQLLDHAGIPRFYDFFVEDGKSYLVMELIHGIDLERWVLRNGTVPIPQAVQWMIQTCGVLDYLHNQDPPVIHRDLKPSNLLVRSRDNQIVLIDFGAVKELGHSPGGTRIAVEGYSAPEQMMGKPTIQSDLFAVGATLAFLLLGDSPMRFYHHRDGFHRLDVSDRPEIPYPLKQVLHRATAPLLPDRYPSAIALAKALKEALAALPQESSQV
- the psb29 gene encoding photosystem II biogenesis protein Psp29, whose protein sequence is MQNPRTVSDTKRAFYAAHRRPIHSIYRRFIEELLVEVHLLRVNVDFRYSPLFALGVVTAFDQFMEGYQPEGDRASIFHALCGAEEMNPQQLKEDAASWQQYQGRPLSQILDELNSGQPSAPLSSLNHEGKYSRLHAVGLYAFLEELAGDLTTNLNETLDQLAPVIKLPIEKVKRDLELYRSNLDKINQARSLMKELVEQERKRRAQQASPPPAVDASSDAPA
- the ndhN gene encoding photosynthetic/respiratory NAD(P)H-quinone oxidoreductase subunit N, which encodes MGLLAGYQFVKDLESAGALALFVPPEGGFEGRYQRRLRSKGYTTLHMSAPGLGDLAAYLTQAHGIRPAHTGKEDIRVYFQPPLVTYHLENLPPNAKGLVLWLIDGKRLSRQEFAYLAQLTQTLPKFKVVVEVGGDRTVRWEPLADWVAAA